From Sporosarcina sp. Te-1, the proteins below share one genomic window:
- the minD gene encoding septum site-determining protein MinD, giving the protein MGEAIVITSGKGGVGKTTTSANLGTALALQGKKVCLVDTDIGLRNLDVILGLENRIIYDLVDVIKGRCKVHQALVKDKRFEDGLFLLPAAQTTDKTAISPEEMKALVTELKRDYDYVLIDCPAGIEQGYKNAVAGADRAIVVTTPEISAVRDADRIIGLLEAEPIDPPKLIINRIKSHLVNRGDALDVNEITTHLSIDLLGIVLDDENVISSSNKGEPVVMDPSNPAAIGYRNIARRILGESVPLMSLDTGKPGFFGKLKSLFAK; this is encoded by the coding sequence GTGGGGGAAGCAATTGTAATAACATCTGGTAAAGGCGGAGTCGGGAAGACGACGACCTCTGCAAACCTTGGAACTGCATTGGCCCTGCAAGGCAAAAAGGTATGCCTTGTTGATACAGATATCGGTCTACGGAATCTGGATGTCATCCTAGGCCTGGAAAATCGTATCATATACGATCTCGTCGATGTGATTAAAGGCCGCTGTAAAGTGCACCAAGCGTTAGTGAAGGACAAGCGTTTCGAAGATGGCCTCTTTTTGTTGCCGGCTGCGCAGACGACTGATAAAACGGCTATTTCCCCTGAAGAGATGAAAGCGTTGGTCACAGAATTGAAGCGTGACTATGATTACGTCTTGATTGACTGTCCAGCGGGCATCGAACAAGGCTACAAAAATGCAGTGGCCGGGGCGGATCGGGCCATTGTCGTCACAACACCAGAAATTTCTGCAGTCCGGGATGCGGATCGGATCATCGGCTTGTTGGAAGCCGAACCGATTGACCCGCCTAAGCTGATTATCAACCGGATCAAGAGCCATCTTGTCAATCGAGGCGATGCGCTTGATGTCAATGAAATTACGACTCATCTGTCCATCGATTTGCTCGGCATCGTACTGGATGATGAAAATGTCATCTCTTCATCCAATAAAGGAGAGCCAGTCGTTATGGATCCATCCAATCCCGCGGCAATCGGCTATCGAAATATTGCGAGACGCATTTTGGGTGAATCTGTACCGCTCATGTCTTTAGATACAGGAAAACCCGGATTCTTCGGGAAATTAAAATCGCTATTTGCAAAATGA
- a CDS encoding peptidoglycan DD-metalloendopeptidase family protein, translated as MKWKTKWMTAIILTIGVIGVAKLEEAGLVKKPVTQYVTTGKDFIVLKKWVASLIGDEKKDTIAVTGVQADEVPFASYESMQPYEDGVIVSYKQPMTVQARGDGLVVFTGSTRQSGKTVTVLYDDGDEVTYGFVGSISKLPYTTVKKGDTLALMNEETMYLQVKREGITLDPSMLATYFSEPADAN; from the coding sequence ATGAAATGGAAAACAAAATGGATGACAGCAATTATTCTGACGATCGGAGTTATCGGCGTCGCGAAATTGGAAGAGGCTGGTTTGGTAAAGAAACCGGTGACCCAGTATGTTACGACAGGCAAGGATTTTATTGTGTTGAAGAAATGGGTCGCTTCTTTGATTGGTGATGAAAAGAAGGATACCATAGCTGTAACAGGGGTGCAGGCGGACGAAGTCCCATTCGCATCCTATGAATCGATGCAACCGTACGAAGACGGAGTCATCGTGTCGTATAAGCAACCAATGACGGTTCAAGCTCGAGGAGATGGCCTTGTCGTCTTTACTGGATCAACAAGGCAGTCTGGAAAAACGGTGACGGTTCTTTACGATGATGGGGATGAAGTGACTTATGGGTTTGTCGGTTCTATCTCCAAGCTGCCTTATACGACAGTAAAGAAAGGGGATACACTTGCTCTGATGAATGAGGAGACAATGTACTTGCAAGTGAAACGAGAAGGTATTACGTTAGACCCCTCTATGCTTGCCACTTACTTCTCGGAACCTGCAGATGCGAATTAA
- a CDS encoding site-2 protease family protein has translation MRIKLHPILLPFFVFLALTGGLSLYALIFMSLLIHEAGHVIAAKWTGMHVRSCTLLPYGGELSIPKRHLYSKKARICVALGGPFATALLLILVSFQSMPGSAELQRIQLAILLLNLLPILPLDGGQALCVLVERKEKRQQSKSLFLMASILFLLASLGVLAIGFPDTLLYMCLAVFLLFQNISTFRYRKYEYAYERLLEKQLTQ, from the coding sequence ATGCGAATTAAGCTTCATCCTATTCTGTTGCCGTTTTTTGTTTTTTTGGCTCTTACAGGTGGGTTGTCGCTCTATGCCCTCATCTTTATGTCCCTGTTAATACATGAGGCTGGACATGTTATCGCGGCAAAGTGGACAGGGATGCATGTCCGTTCTTGCACGCTGCTGCCGTATGGTGGCGAGCTTTCTATCCCGAAACGCCATCTTTATTCCAAAAAGGCGCGGATTTGCGTGGCGCTGGGAGGCCCATTCGCAACGGCACTCCTGCTCATCCTCGTAAGTTTTCAGAGTATGCCGGGATCCGCCGAGTTACAGAGAATCCAGTTGGCAATCTTATTATTGAACTTGCTCCCGATACTGCCATTGGATGGAGGGCAAGCATTATGTGTGCTGGTCGAAAGGAAAGAAAAGAGACAACAATCAAAGTCTCTTTTTTTAATGGCTTCTATTCTATTCTTGCTCGCTAGTCTTGGCGTATTAGCGATAGGTTTCCCGGATACACTTCTCTATATGTGTTTAGCTGTTTTTCTGTTGTTTCAAAATATCTCCACCTTTCGTTATCGCAAATACGAATATGCATATGAACGGTTGTTGGAAAAACAGTTGACGCAATAA
- the rplU gene encoding 50S ribosomal protein L21, producing the protein MYAIIETGGKQIKVEQGQEVYIEKVVGEAEETVTFDKVLFVGGEDVKVGAPFVEGATVTGKIVKHGRGKKITVFKYKPKKNYHKKQGHRQPYTKVVIEGINL; encoded by the coding sequence ATGTACGCAATTATTGAAACTGGTGGAAAACAAATCAAAGTCGAACAAGGCCAAGAAGTCTACATTGAAAAAGTAGTCGGCGAAGCTGAGGAAACTGTAACATTCGACAAAGTTCTATTCGTTGGTGGAGAAGACGTGAAAGTCGGCGCTCCATTCGTGGAAGGTGCTACGGTTACTGGTAAAATCGTCAAGCATGGCCGCGGCAAGAAGATCACTGTCTTCAAATACAAGCCGAAGAAAAACTACCACAAAAAGCAAGGTCATCGTCAGCCATACACTAAAGTTGTCATCGAAGGCATCAATCTGTAA
- a CDS encoding ribosomal-processing cysteine protease Prp, with translation MIEIIITEQPSGRVSSFEMKGHAYYAEHGKDLVCAGASAVSFGAVNAVIALTGITPEIQQGSEGGYLKVDFPVTEKDADIQLIVRAMIVSLQTIEQDYGNHIQITFK, from the coding sequence ATGATCGAAATCATCATCACTGAACAACCATCTGGCCGGGTCAGCTCTTTCGAAATGAAAGGCCACGCCTACTATGCTGAACACGGAAAAGACCTTGTTTGCGCAGGGGCATCCGCTGTTTCATTCGGAGCCGTCAACGCGGTTATCGCATTGACTGGAATTACACCTGAAATCCAGCAAGGTTCGGAGGGTGGATATTTGAAGGTGGACTTTCCCGTCACGGAAAAGGATGCCGATATCCAATTGATCGTCAGGGCGATGATTGTTTCATTGCAAACGATTGAACAAGATTATGGGAACCATATACAGATTACTTTCAAATGA
- the rpmA gene encoding 50S ribosomal protein L27 yields MLRLDLQFFASKKGVGSTKNGRDSESKRLGAKRADGQFVSGGSILYRQRGTKIHPGENVGRGGDDTLFAKVDGVVRFERFGRDKKKVSVYPKEA; encoded by the coding sequence ATGCTACGTTTGGATCTCCAGTTTTTCGCATCGAAAAAAGGGGTAGGTTCTACAAAGAACGGTCGTGACTCTGAGTCGAAGCGTCTTGGTGCAAAACGCGCTGATGGACAATTCGTATCAGGCGGCTCAATCCTTTACCGTCAACGCGGAACAAAAATTCACCCAGGTGAAAACGTTGGCCGCGGCGGTGACGATACACTTTTTGCTAAAGTTGATGGCGTCGTTCGTTTTGAACGTTTCGGCCGTGACAAGAAGAAAGTGAGCGTTTACCCTAAGGAAGCTTGA
- a CDS encoding Spo0B domain-containing protein: protein MDTKNYTVTEALKFARHDFLNELQLILLYIDLDNKEEARNAILAATGRLRSMAMLERLRMPSVEKWLNTFDWVHTEFSKQITCDIVAADRVADDREVANYLEQVIRSLAAVLDPMDDYELVIHVTATDSEWRIQLVLDETVAAICPDISTKLNVAITETADHGQWTFTISGR, encoded by the coding sequence ATGGATACCAAAAATTATACAGTGACGGAAGCGCTTAAATTTGCCAGACATGATTTTTTGAATGAGCTTCAGCTTATTTTATTATACATCGACTTGGATAATAAGGAAGAAGCAAGGAATGCTATTCTGGCGGCGACAGGACGGTTGCGTTCCATGGCGATGCTGGAAAGATTGCGGATGCCATCTGTCGAGAAATGGCTGAATACTTTTGATTGGGTCCATACTGAATTCTCAAAACAGATTACATGTGATATTGTTGCAGCCGATCGAGTAGCGGACGATCGGGAGGTTGCTAATTATTTGGAACAGGTTATCCGGTCGCTTGCTGCTGTCTTGGATCCGATGGATGATTATGAATTAGTGATCCACGTGACAGCGACCGACTCGGAATGGCGTATTCAGCTGGTGTTGGACGAAACAGTGGCTGCTATATGTCCTGACATTTCTACTAAGTTGAATGTCGCAATTACGGAAACGGCCGATCATGGCCAATGGACGTTCACAATCAGTGGACGATAG
- the obgE gene encoding GTPase ObgE: MFVDHVKVYVKGGDGGDGMVAFRREKYVAYGGPAGGDGGKGGDVVFIVDEGLRTLMDFRYQRHFKAPRGEHGGSKNKHGRGGEDLVVKVPPGTVVKDAETDEIIADLVEQGQTAVIAKGGRGGRGNSRFATPQNSAPELSEKGEPGVEKEIVLELKVLADAGLVGFPSVGKSTLLSVVSAAKPKIADYHFTTLVPNLGMVETEDSRTFVLADLPGLIEGAHEGVGLGHQFLRHIERTRVIIHVIDMSGLEGRDPYDDYTTINAELEQYNLRLMERPQVIVANKMDMPDSEENLKGFKEKLNDETIRIFPISAITRQGLGDLLFAVADLLETTPEFPMYEQHDEEEHSVMYKHESETPDFKITRDDDGAYVLSGYTLERLFKMTDFNFDQSVRKFARQMRGMGVDDALRERGAQDGDIVRILDFEFEFIE; encoded by the coding sequence ATGTTTGTCGATCATGTAAAGGTATATGTGAAAGGCGGGGACGGCGGAGACGGGATGGTAGCATTCCGCAGGGAGAAGTATGTCGCGTACGGCGGTCCAGCAGGCGGTGACGGCGGCAAAGGCGGCGATGTAGTTTTCATCGTGGACGAAGGACTTCGAACATTGATGGATTTCAGATATCAACGCCACTTCAAGGCGCCAAGAGGAGAGCACGGCGGCAGTAAAAACAAACATGGCCGCGGGGGAGAGGACCTTGTTGTGAAGGTACCGCCTGGCACAGTCGTCAAGGATGCGGAGACAGACGAAATCATTGCAGACCTAGTCGAACAAGGACAAACGGCTGTCATTGCGAAAGGTGGCCGTGGCGGTCGTGGCAATTCACGATTTGCCACTCCTCAGAACTCAGCGCCCGAACTGTCCGAAAAAGGAGAACCGGGCGTTGAAAAGGAAATAGTGTTGGAACTGAAGGTTCTGGCCGATGCAGGATTGGTTGGATTTCCAAGCGTCGGTAAATCCACGTTGCTTTCAGTCGTATCGGCAGCCAAACCGAAAATTGCCGATTACCATTTCACTACGCTTGTTCCGAATCTAGGGATGGTCGAAACAGAGGACAGCCGGACATTTGTGCTTGCGGATTTGCCGGGGTTGATTGAAGGCGCACATGAAGGAGTCGGTTTGGGACATCAATTTCTTCGGCATATTGAACGGACACGGGTGATTATCCACGTGATCGATATGTCCGGTTTGGAAGGACGGGATCCCTATGACGACTATACGACAATCAACGCCGAACTTGAACAATACAATTTACGTTTAATGGAAAGGCCGCAAGTTATCGTGGCAAACAAGATGGACATGCCTGATTCGGAAGAGAACTTGAAGGGGTTCAAAGAGAAGTTGAATGACGAGACGATCCGGATCTTCCCGATTTCAGCAATTACCCGGCAAGGTTTAGGCGACCTATTGTTTGCGGTGGCGGACCTGCTTGAGACTACACCGGAATTCCCGATGTACGAACAACATGATGAAGAGGAACATTCGGTCATGTACAAACATGAAAGTGAAACGCCTGATTTCAAGATTACCCGGGATGATGATGGTGCCTACGTGCTGTCAGGTTATACGCTAGAACGTCTGTTTAAGATGACGGATTTCAATTTTGACCAATCGGTCCGGAAATTTGCCCGTCAAATGCGTGGAATGGGCGTGGATGATGCGCTTCGTGAACGCGGCGCACAAGATGGCGATATCGTCCGGATCCTTGATTTTGAATTTGAATTCATTGAATAA
- a CDS encoding ACT domain-containing protein: MNPLGKGQFYLVREDVLTESMQKMLEAKRLLASGEERTIQEATKRVGLSRSAYYKYRDTVFPFESIARERILTIFIQLEDRQGSLATILQIISDARCNVLTIHQTIPVQGRANITLSLDVTDMPIKLDEFMHRMKAPSFIDSVHLVSSGAL, translated from the coding sequence ATGAATCCGCTTGGAAAAGGACAATTTTATCTTGTGCGGGAAGACGTTCTGACGGAATCGATGCAAAAGATGCTGGAGGCGAAACGGCTGCTTGCAAGCGGAGAAGAACGGACGATCCAGGAAGCGACAAAACGGGTCGGCTTGTCCCGGAGTGCTTATTATAAGTATCGCGATACGGTATTCCCGTTCGAATCCATCGCCAGAGAGCGCATCTTGACGATCTTTATACAGCTGGAAGATCGTCAAGGGTCTCTGGCAACAATTCTTCAAATTATTTCAGATGCAAGGTGCAATGTTTTGACGATCCACCAGACGATCCCGGTACAGGGACGTGCAAACATCACCTTATCATTGGATGTGACGGATATGCCGATAAAACTGGATGAATTCATGCACCGCATGAAAGCGCCAAGTTTTATTGATTCCGTTCATCTGGTCAGTTCTGGTGCACTTTGA
- the pheA gene encoding prephenate dehydratase, producing the protein MENDYIPSVAYLGPEASFTHVAATNLFKEAGLVPHPTIPDCIEAVAAGHVAYAIVPLENALEGSVPLTIDYLFHGSELFINAEISTPIEQHLMVNQVHRSGNGELESVHSHPHALAQCHKYLQYHYRRVPLIQTTSTAAAAKYVAEHPELRIAAIGNRLAALKYGLHIAEENIHDFHFNHTRFVVLSLRKGQLELDGHAGQPKTTLMVKLPEDDRSGVLHQILSVFAWRKLNLSKIESRPMKTGLGNYFFIIDVMESEENPMMKGAMEELAALHCSVRSFGTYHTYEQQPSRSNS; encoded by the coding sequence ATGGAAAATGACTATATCCCGTCTGTTGCTTATTTAGGACCGGAGGCGTCGTTCACCCATGTAGCGGCGACAAATTTATTCAAAGAGGCGGGGCTGGTGCCCCATCCAACGATACCGGATTGTATCGAGGCGGTTGCCGCAGGGCATGTCGCCTATGCGATCGTTCCGTTGGAAAACGCACTGGAAGGTTCCGTCCCTTTAACAATCGATTATTTGTTTCATGGCAGTGAATTGTTCATCAATGCGGAGATTTCAACACCAATCGAACAGCATTTAATGGTCAATCAAGTACATAGAAGTGGCAACGGGGAATTGGAATCGGTTCACTCCCATCCGCATGCGCTTGCGCAATGCCATAAATATTTACAATATCATTATCGGCGGGTTCCTCTCATCCAGACTACGTCAACTGCAGCGGCAGCCAAGTATGTGGCAGAACATCCAGAGCTGAGGATTGCAGCGATAGGAAATCGATTGGCTGCATTGAAATACGGGCTGCATATTGCCGAAGAGAACATCCATGATTTCCATTTCAACCATACCCGGTTTGTGGTCTTGTCCTTGCGCAAAGGCCAGCTGGAACTGGATGGCCACGCAGGACAACCGAAAACGACTTTAATGGTGAAATTGCCGGAGGATGACAGATCGGGCGTGCTCCATCAGATTCTTTCAGTTTTTGCATGGCGTAAACTGAATTTAAGTAAAATCGAATCCCGTCCTATGAAAACTGGTCTAGGAAATTATTTTTTCATTATTGATGTGATGGAGTCGGAAGAGAATCCAATGATGAAGGGGGCAATGGAAGAACTTGCCGCGCTTCATTGTTCGGTCCGGTCTTTCGGTACCTATCACACATATGAACAACAACCGTCACGTTCAAATTCTTGA
- a CDS encoding LysM peptidoglycan-binding domain-containing protein, translating to MEVHVVVKGDTLWKIARQYGIPFEDLKRVNAHLANPDYIVPGMKIFLPAKHEQQTKPSTTLPKTKGETVKPPQQKPTQPVKPSTPAPPIPLPTAEEVPRPPVSTPPPSAPKPPSPTKPPSSSRPPSVKPPTSKPPAKPMPMPTPPPPPPMPMPTMETESPTVQPPTMPPMAMPYPMPMPYPMPQYIQPIFTIPCGCMPIFDVDCHPHMHHMQQPQMQAPIMQMPYMPEMKEEYKEESPICPGQAPGAFQPQYPISGGWKMVESPMHTMEERESPMMDQWDESVHCPPEQGYVPQLVSPAQTYPYGGYPMSQQQPYQFGCSQGCDCGCGQQPMNVSPMYQSPCWGMPSPCFGPWQPMPIAGPYNGYNSYGAY from the coding sequence GTGGAAGTCCATGTAGTAGTAAAAGGGGATACACTTTGGAAAATTGCGAGACAGTATGGTATTCCTTTTGAAGATTTAAAACGGGTCAATGCCCATCTCGCGAATCCGGATTATATTGTGCCGGGAATGAAAATCTTTTTGCCTGCGAAACACGAACAACAGACCAAACCTTCGACAACTTTACCAAAAACAAAAGGGGAAACGGTGAAACCCCCGCAACAGAAACCAACTCAACCAGTAAAACCATCGACCCCGGCGCCTCCCATTCCGCTGCCAACTGCGGAAGAAGTGCCGAGACCGCCTGTCAGTACACCACCGCCGAGTGCACCGAAACCACCTAGTCCGACGAAACCGCCAAGTTCGTCAAGACCGCCAAGTGTGAAACCACCTACTTCTAAGCCGCCAGCCAAGCCAATGCCAATGCCGACACCACCTCCACCGCCGCCGATGCCAATGCCGACTATGGAAACGGAATCACCAACAGTCCAACCACCGACTATGCCGCCAATGGCAATGCCTTATCCAATGCCGATGCCTTATCCGATGCCGCAATACATTCAACCCATCTTTACGATTCCTTGTGGATGCATGCCGATTTTCGATGTGGATTGCCACCCGCACATGCATCATATGCAACAACCTCAAATGCAGGCACCGATAATGCAAATGCCATACATGCCTGAAATGAAAGAGGAATACAAGGAAGAATCGCCAATTTGTCCCGGCCAGGCGCCTGGGGCATTCCAACCACAATACCCAATTTCGGGTGGTTGGAAAATGGTGGAGTCTCCAATGCACACAATGGAAGAAAGAGAATCTCCAATGATGGATCAGTGGGATGAATCAGTTCACTGCCCGCCGGAGCAGGGCTATGTGCCTCAACTTGTTTCACCGGCACAAACTTATCCATACGGCGGATATCCAATGTCCCAACAACAACCTTACCAATTCGGTTGCAGTCAAGGGTGTGACTGTGGTTGCGGACAACAGCCGATGAATGTATCGCCGATGTATCAATCTCCTTGCTGGGGCATGCCATCCCCGTGTTTTGGACCATGGCAACCCATGCCGATAGCCGGACCTTACAACGGATATAACTCATACGGAGCTTACTGA
- a CDS encoding aminoglycoside phosphotransferase family protein: MKQIKENVWKVEDNGSKYSLKRYHSMSTAVKVKHVHEELEKMDFPHIVPVLPTEDRLLLQQPWMENARPVSYKRRADRTDSLAALQALHQTDVHFDWKASPYLHTYPLLTKWVDRLSRFLDHRIFLQQMLGVRRVQEIIFYAKEALPIVRQYNREPGQQTLLHGDVVHHNILRDQNGVIRLIDFDLACISSPDTELALWSHRVLPHVSYNVNFLFGEQRAIGNMNPGAKAMLLYPNELLREWLHLLTLPDQNQQKLARQLIPFTEAALSAWPKLWYDVEHSMK; this comes from the coding sequence GTGAAGCAAATCAAAGAAAACGTGTGGAAAGTGGAGGATAACGGGTCCAAATATTCGTTAAAACGGTATCATTCCATGTCCACCGCAGTCAAAGTGAAGCATGTTCATGAAGAATTGGAAAAGATGGATTTCCCGCATATCGTTCCCGTGCTGCCGACGGAGGATCGATTGCTGTTACAACAGCCCTGGATGGAAAACGCGCGACCTGTCAGCTATAAGCGCCGGGCAGACAGGACAGATTCCTTGGCTGCACTACAGGCGCTTCATCAAACGGACGTACATTTTGATTGGAAAGCTTCCCCTTACTTGCATACGTATCCATTACTGACGAAATGGGTGGATCGACTTAGCCGATTTCTCGATCATCGGATTTTTCTTCAACAAATGCTTGGTGTTAGGCGAGTGCAGGAAATCATTTTTTACGCCAAGGAAGCGCTGCCGATTGTAAGACAGTATAATCGGGAACCCGGGCAGCAAACATTGCTCCATGGCGATGTGGTGCATCATAACATTCTCCGCGACCAAAACGGAGTGATCCGTCTAATTGATTTTGATCTGGCGTGTATATCCAGTCCGGATACAGAGCTGGCATTGTGGAGCCATCGAGTGTTGCCTCATGTATCCTATAACGTCAATTTTCTTTTTGGGGAGCAGCGTGCAATTGGAAACATGAATCCTGGAGCAAAGGCGATGTTATTATATCCGAATGAATTGCTTCGCGAATGGCTTCATCTTTTGACGCTGCCAGACCAAAATCAACAGAAGTTGGCACGGCAGCTTATTCCGTTTACGGAAGCGGCGTTATCCGCTTGGCCAAAGTTATGGTATGATGTCGAGCATAGTATGAAATAA
- the ruvA gene encoding Holliday junction branch migration protein RuvA, producing MYDYIKGKVTRVTPEYITLEQGGIGYQVMTPNPYVFHQTEEVQQVFTYMHVREDMQWLLGFKTLEQRELFKKLITVSGIGPKGALAILASGVPSQVIGAIEREDESFLTKFPGVGKKTARQMILDLKGKLHDLFLEIDMPGDEPSLLSMADNDDLEEAMLALEALGYSARELSKVKPHLQKEEHDTEGYMKLALQLLLKQK from the coding sequence TTGTATGACTACATTAAAGGCAAAGTCACGCGTGTGACGCCAGAATACATAACGTTAGAACAGGGGGGCATCGGATATCAGGTCATGACGCCGAACCCTTATGTGTTTCATCAGACGGAAGAAGTCCAGCAAGTATTTACCTATATGCATGTGAGAGAGGATATGCAGTGGCTTCTGGGCTTCAAAACGTTAGAACAGCGCGAGTTGTTTAAAAAACTGATTACTGTGTCCGGTATCGGCCCAAAAGGCGCATTGGCTATTCTGGCAAGCGGGGTTCCTTCACAAGTGATTGGAGCGATTGAAAGGGAGGACGAGAGCTTCCTGACTAAATTTCCAGGTGTGGGAAAAAAGACGGCCCGCCAAATGATCTTGGATTTGAAAGGGAAGTTGCATGATTTGTTTCTTGAAATCGATATGCCTGGCGACGAACCGTCCTTATTATCAATGGCTGACAATGACGATCTCGAGGAAGCGATGCTTGCATTGGAAGCCCTTGGATATTCTGCCCGTGAATTGTCCAAAGTGAAGCCGCATCTTCAAAAGGAAGAGCACGATACAGAAGGATATATGAAGCTGGCATTACAGCTCTTATTGAAACAGAAATAG
- the ruvB gene encoding Holliday junction branch migration DNA helicase RuvB: MERVVSSEHSNFDEGFEQSLRPQTLGQYIGQTKVKENLGVFIEAAKGRNESLDHVLLYGPPGLGKTTLAAVIANEMGVNVRMTSGPAIERPGDLAAVVSSLEPGDVLFIDEIHRLNRAIEEVLYPAMEDFCLDIVVGKGPAAKSIRLDLPPFTLIGATTRAGSLSAPLRDRFGVPLRLEYYDVEPLQEIIQRSAGLFDVEIGEAAALEIARRSRGTPRIANRLLRRVRDYAQVRGNGTIDETIAKEALEMLQVDSHGLDHIDHKLLHSMIERFRGGPVGLDTIAASIGEESVTIEDVYEPYLLQIGFLQRTPRGRIATRLAYEHFGYAYGEDQ, from the coding sequence ATGGAGCGCGTCGTATCCAGTGAGCATTCCAACTTTGATGAAGGATTTGAGCAGTCTCTCAGACCACAAACATTAGGGCAATATATAGGACAAACGAAAGTAAAGGAAAATCTAGGGGTTTTCATCGAAGCGGCAAAAGGCCGCAATGAAAGTCTTGATCATGTATTGCTCTATGGGCCGCCAGGACTCGGTAAAACGACGCTGGCAGCCGTCATTGCAAATGAAATGGGTGTCAATGTTCGGATGACGAGCGGCCCTGCAATTGAGCGGCCTGGTGATCTCGCGGCTGTCGTTTCATCTCTTGAACCGGGAGATGTCCTGTTCATTGATGAAATCCATCGGTTGAATCGGGCTATCGAAGAAGTGCTTTATCCGGCGATGGAGGATTTTTGCCTCGATATCGTAGTCGGCAAAGGGCCAGCAGCCAAATCGATCAGGCTCGATCTGCCTCCTTTCACATTGATCGGTGCCACAACGAGAGCTGGATCTCTTTCTGCGCCGCTCCGTGATCGTTTTGGGGTACCGCTAAGGCTCGAATATTACGATGTAGAGCCATTGCAGGAGATCATCCAACGGAGTGCAGGCTTGTTTGACGTGGAAATTGGTGAAGCGGCCGCCTTGGAAATCGCCCGGCGATCTCGAGGAACACCGCGCATTGCCAATCGTTTATTGCGTCGTGTCCGTGACTATGCACAGGTCCGAGGCAACGGCACAATTGATGAAACGATCGCAAAAGAGGCGCTGGAAATGCTGCAAGTCGATTCCCATGGTCTGGACCATATTGACCATAAACTGCTTCATAGCATGATTGAACGATTCCGGGGAGGGCCTGTCGGGTTGGATACAATTGCGGCGAGCATCGGCGAGGAATCTGTAACGATCGAAGATGTCTATGAGCCGTATTTATTGCAGATCGGCTTTTTACAACGGACGCCGCGTGGCAGAATTGCTACGCGCTTAGCCTATGAGCATTTCGGTTATGCTTATGGTGAGGATCAATAA